A region of the Larus michahellis chromosome 4, bLarMic1.1, whole genome shotgun sequence genome:
gtcaTGGTCAATAATTCTATAACATACAGAAAAACTGAGCTGAGGCGCTCAGCTGCAGAGGCTGGCATCTTGGTACAcacctcccaaaaaaaaaaaaaaaaaaagaccaaaacaccTTACACAGAATTACAAAATAAAGCACCATATTACTCTTTTCTGTCTGATGTTGTTACTCTGGGATTCAATCCAAGAACGCTCAAACCATTTATCCTAGTTGCACGCAGGGCACGCAATGGGTAAACTCACGTAACTGGAGCCTGAACACGGTAACCTGGCAAACCACAGCTGTCCCTGCTCCTCTCGCCTTGGGGCCGGGGGAACTCAAACCCTTTCCTACACAGCTTTAGTACATCTTTCCTGTCATTGTAGTGAGCGCCTAATTTCTGACCAAGTGACTTAATTTTTAGTCCTACCTGAGGATTCTTCCATCCATATTTAGAAGAAAAGGCACGATGCGAGATCCGGAGCGTAGCGGTGTGCTGCCTGCCCACGCTCCCAGTCGATTTTGcatctttgctttctgaaattccTTTCCGAAAGCTCGCATCTGTACACAAGTCACTTTGGACCCCTGACCctactgaaaataaatgaatctgCCTCCAACTGAAGAAAATGCCGCATACCAAGATATGTGTTTAGTACCAGGAAAATCATGTCTGTGGCTTGGCCTTTAGCTGCATGGTTTTCCAGAAAATGCTTAGGCTTGTTGCTTTTCTGTCAGGAAAATTGTTTAGCTCATGATTGGAACCGGTATCATTTCAGTTTCAAGGAACTTTGTTGTAAAcagtttgtaaaaaaacccaaacattcgATCATTTGATTTTGCCTTTATAGCTTAAAAGTCCTTTAACATATGTGgctgaatattattattttttttaaataaagacgctaaatgcatttatatttagaGAATCATTTCCCCAGCACAGCCACTGTCCATAAATGCACTAGCTCCTCCTCTTTGCAATGCTCATGGAAATTTAAGAAAGCAGCTAAAGCCTTTTTTCTCTAGCCAAGCCCAAGTCAGAAATGTAACATCTGAGACTTGGAATACATCACCGGAAAACATGCTGATAGAGGAAATACTTGCCCCTCATCAGTTGGGCGATCACAGGCTCTTCTCCACCCCTGGAGCAGAAGCTGGTGCTCGTGTCTCAGCCTCATGCCGAGGAGCAGGGGATTTTCACACCCCTTGCGTATTGGTGGCAGTCTCCTCGGTTCAAACAAGCAGATATTTAACTGAAatgcccagggagaggaagaagagccaCCCCCGAGAGGCAATGCTGCAGTTTGCCTCGTACGCTTGCACCCAGGTCCAACTCCACAGCCTCATGGAAGGAAGGATGTTTTACCCGGCCGCCCAAATCCAGGCTGCCACTGCTGCGAACCAACCCAGCTGCGTGGGGCACGGAAGAAACAGCACCCGGAATTGAGAGAAACTCGATGCGGGGCTTCCAGCTCCCACGGCACGCGCAGACAAGTGTTTGTGCAAGCGCTCCCCTCATCTCGTGCCGACTGCTGACCTCCACCTCCTGCGAGTGGGGATGTACCAAACCCTCTCGTGTTGTAATTCCTGAGAACCAAGAGGAGATGCTGACCCGAGACCTAGAAACTGGTAGGCACAGGCAGACCAGCCGACTGCTTTATGGGAGACACACCATGCAGGAGAGCTATTTCTACGAACTACTGTTAGATTATTACAGCGTTTCCAACAACTTAGCATCTGGCAGGCTCACAGCGCAGACCTCCGCATCttcatcctttctcctcctccccaggcccagctcaCATCCGCCGCCTCAGCTCAGTCATCTGGGGCTATTTCCTTCGGTACAATCACAGCCACCACCGACTTTCAATTCTGTAGCAGCAGCAATAGAAAATTAGCCCTAGATTCATCTCTCTCGTTCAAAGTTTCTCCGGTGCCCCCAGCTTTCAGGCCAAGGTGAGGTTTTGATACATAGTTATGACAAACCTTTCAGGAGGAGGAAGATAATCACATGCCACCTGGGTTACTGCAGAATTCAATTTGCTTTGCAGCATGCTTTATGCTAGCTCTATAGCTATTAAAGGGAGAGAGTTTACAGTCGAGGAGTGCGCAGCAACGCGAGGCTAAATTGTTTTCTGGGCATTCCCCAGcgctcctgccccagcagagcagccctACTGTCCTCccctgccgcctcctccccccctcTTCTAAGTCTTCCTTAAAATTAGCTGCACCATTCCTCCCTAAAATGGTTTTCAGCCTGTGGCAAGCAGTGCCTAATTTTCTCAAGCCACCCTAGAAAGGCAGTGCACTCAGACAGACGTTAAGTATCCATATGTGTTGCAAGACAGCCAGAAACAAAGGTTCTTAAAGCATGAGATAAGgatgagaaagtaaaaaaacagTCACTCCTGCTGAAAGTTCTGCACCTCCAGCGTGTGATCACGTTCCTACCTGGGAAGCTGCAAAGCTGTGATCTCCACGCTGTGAAACGGCTGCTTCCCACCCAAATAAAGGAGGTTGACCTTTCGGGAGGGGGGAGTTATAAAATTTGCAGGATTACCACCTAAAAACAGAGATCCAATTTAGAAAGAGGCCTGTTATCTGAACAGTTTCATTCACAGATAAATATGTATCTCTCAGATATGTGTTTCCCACACAGCCAAGAACACATGGAACACCTGCATTCAAGAGTGAATAAGTATTAACCAGAAAGTTATATTTAGCTTAAACTGAAAGTTAGAGCTCATCATATCAGTAATGttattacagaatattttcttgAACAGTTGAGAGTCATACAGAAAACACAATCCCCATTTATAAGGGTCAGTTAcagtttaaatattatttttaaatttttttttttttaaatagatgacACACATACTAAGCACTGCACTgcaaagcaacagcaaaaggaCCAGTACTGAAGCTTTGCTGGTAATTTAGTAATTAAGCATAGAAAAGGGTTATTGtccatcctcccccctccccgggttttgtgttttaaatctaAGGACCACAAAGTACCAAAACGTGTCTTGACAATTCCTCCAGCGTTACCAACTTTTTCCAACAGGCAAATATAACATTCCTTTGCCGAGGATATGTTAAAAGCTCTCTGAACTGGCACGCTTCTTCAGCTAACATTTACACCTGTTTTGTTAGCACAGAACTTAGAACCATTCattgcaagggaaaaaacaaagccagcaAAACACCACCAAATAATTTGCTTACCATTAGTTACTGTAGgcatttttattacattaaagCTTGAACATTTATCAGAATAttggggcagggaagagcaaCAGGgagaataacttaaaaaaaataataataaaaagcagcCTTGCTGGGAACTAATGTTTAGAAAAATTAACCAACAGCAGAAGTAGGAACTTTGTGAAATAAGTCTTGTAGCATTTAAGTTACCTACAGGACATTATGAATCCTGATAGTCTCACAAAAGTTTTCAGTGTTGTTGAACAGTCCTTCAAAGCGAACATCATGAGAAAGACACAagcaacctttcttttttttttttttacatttatttctctatttcccttttctccagaaCCATGACTGCCCAGAAAACATCTTACTATGACTTCTCAGATTCTCAAACCTTGCAAAGGTCAAGGACAACTCTTCCTGTAAAAAGGCACACAACCAGTCCAGAACTCAATTTTGCACAGAAGACAATTAGCTGTCAAAGACTATGCCAAAATCCCCAAGTTTAAATGattatgttttaagaaaaaggtaGGCTTTCCCTACTGATCACTTCTTGCTATTAAGCATAACAACCCAGACAATTTTATTCAAGAATTTCCCAGTACACTGATCATTAGAAAGCGTGTTGTGGAAGGATTGCCCACATACTTGTCATGTTTATtatcccctccccagccacctgCATCTGGCCTAGGGAAATCCAAGTAGCCCAACATGACAATTTTATCTTAGTATccaaaaaggaagttttaattGATAAAGCAGTAgtggtaaataaataaagccacagTTACTACATTATTCATCCCCAACTCCCACACTACTAGTGGTCACAGTCTGAAAAACCTTTGCTTAacataattcaaagaaaaataggaaTATACATAAAACCAGCTGTCTTAgacagcatttttattaaaaatggataCACAGAGACATAGCAGCATTTACAATAAagagtttttttaaaaggcatcaaGTTGTAAGCCAACCATTTGAAAAAGAGGCTTTGAAATGTTGTCTTCCAGAGCACTTTTTGCCCATTTGTCAACAGGGGACAGTGTGACTGCAGATTATCCAAAGGACAAATGGGCACAGAACTAATCTAAACTTCAAGCCCTTTTTCTGAACAGTTGGTCACATCAAGCATCACCCTCCGTAGCAGCATTTGGAGCACTCTTCGGTGTTCTTTTAAGTGGCTGGTGTACTTGatccatttctttaaaatattttaatgttcaataaaaatatttcaaatagaaaaattttTCTGTCATGAGAAAAGTAAGGTTTCCTTTTCGGATTCCATAAAAGCTTATGAACTTCACTGGCAGCATTTCCATAATGGAGCAGGAGTTAAAACCAGCAGAACAGGCACTTCAGCAAAATTGTCTGTCAACAGTTTCTAAAGTCATATTGGCTTCAGTCCAGAAGATTGTTTCTTACTACTTTGTGGTGGTGTAAGGACACCAGTGGGGAAAGGTGAAGTCCTATTTTGCTCAGCCAATATGGCTTGTTTTGCTTGAGCTTTGTcctgaaagcacaggaaaaggaggaaaaaaattttaaaagataatctTTACTTTGGTATATTCTCTGCAACAAATCAATATGATTCACTGTTCATCTGATAGATTGCTGATCTGGAAATGCGTATCTGTATCCATGCTCCCCTAACAGTAACTGATAAATCATGCAATAGTTAGTGAATACAAACCCCAAGAGGTCAGTATTAACTTTTGGAATCTGATGATCAGCACTGTGGTACTTTTACCTTcaagaaagcaaaattcagaaaCAACTGAACAGGGAGAGCTTTAACTTCTACTACAGCTACATAgcctaaataggaaaaaaaaccccactccaatAGCTTAGATTAACTACAGTTTGTTGGACAAGATTTTGATCCTCTGCAAGTTTCTCATGCTAAAAACCACTCTTGCTCAACTTCTTGTCAACCACTGTCACATACCAGTCCCACAAGATCAGTCTCAAGTGATtggtctttattttctctttttcattagaCAAGGTTGTGTTACCTGTATTTCCTATAGAGAAAGGTCTAACACGCAATATTTGAAGCATCCTGAAGGGTAGAAATATGCTTCCAATTTCTAGAGTAATTATTTGCCATTTGAGAAGAGAGGCTTAAGTTACAATTGCCTTTTTAAACTAAATACTGAACAAGTCAGGTCTCTGTCCCAAGAACATTGCAACTGGAGTACAACCTTATGTCTTTTATCATCAGCACTCAGTCTCAATCCAATAATGCTTCACTTAAATTTACTACATGTTCTAACCAAAGAAGAAACAAGATGTAGGAGATTTTACAGACAGCTTTTGTCACCATTATGCATATACATACCAGCAAGTCCAAGCTGTTTATGTGCGTCTGTATGTTGTGCAAGTCTTCAGGAGCTATACCTCTAAAGTGTTTGAGTTTGGAGCTTCCTACTTCCCTTATAGCCATCGCAAACGGAACCATCCATTTTACACATTCCTCTATCTCACACCATTCATAACCTGGAAGACAAGACATAGGCTTTTCTGCCTGAATGAAGACTTGATGCTTGTAAACTCATTAGACTTAGTTTATAAATGCCAATACCTGAAACTTTCTGCATCAACTCAGATGAGGAGAAGTGATACAAAGCAGAAGCTGCAAGTACTCCATACGTATATTCCAAGCAGCCAATATCCAGCACACAGAGATCTAAGAGCTACAAGACAACAGTTGTTTGATGTCTATCACAAGAACGCTTTTTTCCAGGTGAAACAGCATTTGAAGGAAGAAGTCAGTCTTACCTCTGCTATTTGTACAAATATTTGCTGTGGATATTGTGGCAGCAATACCTCATAAAGCTCATTTAAATACGCAACTTGCATGTAAATGTTTAGCCATGATACAACTGTCAGTGGATTTAAGTTCCAGTTAAGAGCCTGAAAGAGTAGACACGCACAAGACTTCAGTATTAATAAAGAATTCCTAACCATGCAACTTTATTTACTCCAGATCAGAAGCTGTAATTCCAGTTCATCAAGGCATCTTTGAAACACACAAATCTAATCCTCTCCTGTACCTCCTCCTGCTGATAGGGTGGGGGAACGAGTCATTTTGTTAACACGCACATAATGGTGGATGCTTTAAATCACATGTTACCCAGAGAACACTGTTTTCTAATTAGAAAGAGAAATTGCCTCTTCACAGCACATAAGATTAACTGAGGCTCTCTGCTTTTAGTATGATTATGCTATACGTTTTTAAAAACTAAAGTAGAACTAATTCCACTTTGAAATATTACCTTCATAATGATCAATTCCATACTGAGGATTTCATCTTCTGTACAAGCTCCATCTGTAACATAGGCAAACTGGTGCAACTTTGGTGGATATATTTCCTGAAAGATGGGAGATCAAGTATTAATTTGTGGAATAGGTTGTAACTAATCtcttgtgcttaaaaaaaaaaaaaggaaaagagaaaaaaccaaaagaataaccCACCACTACTTCAGCATTTCAAAAcagagggggcaaaaaaaaaataagctgaacCAACCCCCGATCCTAACTCTTGGTGTTCTACTCTGCCTTTAATATACACAGGTTTCTTGTTCAACCTCCCTGCTGATAGCCTTCACCTTTCATGCACTATGTTTGACTACAGCACCACGGAGACTGTATCATAATTgacatcaggattttttttaatacatgctaAAGAAAAGGCCTTTTATACCTTGCTTGAGAAGAACAGAATGAAGAATAATAGCcctcttaaaagacaaaacagtgaGAACTTAAAAAGCACTATGTATTTTAATAGTTCAATTTGTTCCAGTAAATAAAGAATAGCTCAGACTATCATCCAGTAGGTGCTCCACTCACAACAGAACTGCAACAAGCGGCCTCTGTATACAGCAGCCAGCCAAAAACTCATTTAGCAAGAACAATTCAAAACTTTAGATTTAGTCTAACACTGAAAAGACTATCCTTTTAAGATTAAAGACATACTATGATGTTATCTAGTCTTAATTTTAGCCACTTCTAAAAAAAGAGCAGgaattttgaagaggaaaaaaagaaccttttctttttcctgtctcccAACTGAAAAGTCACAGCAGCAAATTCCACAAAGCCTGACAAAATGCATCTAGCATATAAGTGTGCTGTCTGTCCATTCATACTTTTGTGTTTAAGTAAAGCTGGGGATACTTACCTCAAGCTTTGCTGCTATGAATAAAGAAGAGATACCAATAAGCTGCAATAGTGTTTTTACAACATTCTGTTGTGTTGCCATAAACCGATCAAAGAAATCTTGTGCTAAATAAAAAGTTTCTCTATGAAGCTTGTAGACTTCACAAACCTGGAGAGACATCAGAGATTACAAAGGTCAAGAACAATGTTATAGAGTCAAAAACAGATGCTacagatgcattaaaaaaaacccaagagataGACATAAAATTCATATTGGCTTTCTGCTTCACTGCTATTGTGAAGTAACATGTTAAATAAGAGCATGAGTTAAACAGTTTCCTTTGACACAAGATGACTGCCACTAACTTCCcctccaagaaaaaaagagatcagaGTGAAAACCCTTTTAGGAAATGCAAGCACATGTTCTAACACCGTCAGAACATCAGTTCCTCATTTTTGCAAAGATGTATCATTCCCACACCTCAAAAGAGAAAATTCTCACAAATACGTCAGAATTAAGAACAGAGACTATGCCACCAAGTCATCCAAACAACAAGAGACTCACATACAGACAGAAAAGTTGTAGTACATCCTACATGCCAATAACAGATAAAGAGGTTGAGAGATGGATTTGGTCTCTAAGCCACCATACCTTCCTTCTTGCAGGGACTTTCATAATCATTTGTGCAGCTTTTATCTGCAGTGTGACCTTAAAAAGGTTATGTGATGGCGCTTTAGGGAAAAATTGATTATTATCCACTATCAATCTAAATGAATATCAGAATATACTGACACTTTGTACACCATCTGTACAATGCactattatattctttttttaaagtttggtgCTATTGACAAACTTTAAGATGAAGACAACTGTCTAGTGCTAAATGGGTTATGCAAAGATCGTGATGGTTATTAGAACACTTCAACAAAAGCACACTTGAAATACTCACAAGCACATAAACGCTTACCTC
Encoded here:
- the CCNE1 gene encoding G1/S-specific cyclin-E1, with the translated sequence MRRESDCAEEKAPAKGDGGAECAMRARKRKADVATFLQDPDEEIAKMEMTRKKQYEDQPCWNNVHKNAHMLIPTPDKDDDPVGVDYSPFIHLSVVPTRASPLPVLGWANREDVWKNMINKEETYVRDKLYMQRHPLLQPKMRTILLDWLMEVCEVYKLHRETFYLAQDFFDRFMATQQNVVKTLLQLIGISSLFIAAKLEEIYPPKLHQFAYVTDGACTEDEILSMELIIMKALNWNLNPLTVVSWLNIYMQVAYLNELYEVLLPQYPQQIFVQIAELLDLCVLDIGCLEYTYGVLAASALYHFSSSELMQKVSGYEWCEIEECVKWMVPFAMAIREVGSSKLKHFRGIAPEDLHNIQTHINSLDLLDKAQAKQAILAEQNRTSPFPTGVLTPPQSSKKQSSGLKPI